One Natronomonas moolapensis 8.8.11 genomic region harbors:
- a CDS encoding methyl-accepting chemotaxis protein has protein sequence MLSRIRESYGIKLLIGYAITGSIVTVVGVTTGSVAATITMAWAGLLALGSITGTSTIASVTELRKRTGAIADGELGTHLPSNRDDELGDLFRAVDTMRWSLSDEIDNATELREEAEQARSEADELVEEYREIADQYAATMQAASDGDLTQRVDVDDRHEPMALIGDAFNRMLDDLEATLRSVEAFAGRIESDTRTLESLSDDAESEVEAAVAAATEITEATSTQRRQLDATADEIEDASATAEEIAATTETLASTSSDAATATGEAQQAAEEAIAQMEAIENETVATVEQIESLTETTEEITEIAGVINEIANQTNILALNANVVGA, from the coding sequence ATGCTGAGTCGGATACGGGAATCATACGGGATAAAACTCCTCATCGGGTACGCGATCACCGGCAGCATCGTCACCGTCGTCGGGGTAACGACCGGGAGCGTGGCCGCCACGATCACGATGGCCTGGGCCGGGTTGCTTGCGCTCGGGTCGATTACCGGAACGAGCACCATCGCATCGGTGACCGAACTCCGAAAGCGAACCGGCGCGATCGCGGACGGGGAACTCGGAACGCACCTCCCGTCGAATCGCGACGACGAGCTCGGCGATCTGTTCCGGGCGGTCGATACGATGCGGTGGTCGCTCTCCGACGAGATCGACAACGCAACCGAGCTGCGCGAGGAGGCCGAACAAGCCCGATCCGAGGCCGACGAGCTCGTCGAGGAGTACCGGGAGATCGCGGACCAATACGCCGCGACGATGCAAGCCGCCTCGGACGGCGACCTCACACAGCGAGTGGACGTCGACGACCGACACGAACCGATGGCGCTGATCGGGGACGCATTCAATCGGATGTTGGACGACCTCGAAGCGACACTCCGGTCCGTGGAGGCGTTCGCCGGACGGATCGAGAGCGACACGAGGACGCTCGAATCGCTGAGCGACGATGCCGAGTCCGAGGTCGAAGCCGCGGTCGCGGCCGCCACGGAGATCACGGAGGCGACGAGCACACAACGCCGCCAGCTCGACGCCACCGCGGACGAAATCGAGGACGCATCCGCGACCGCCGAGGAGATCGCCGCAACGACGGAGACGCTCGCCTCGACCAGTTCCGATGCCGCCACCGCGACCGGGGAGGCCCAACAGGCCGCGGAGGAGGCGATCGCCCAGATGGAGGCTATAGAGAACGAGACTGTCGCAACAGTAGAACAGATCGAATCCCTGACCGAAACCACAGAAGAAATAACCGAAATCGCCGGCGTAATAAACGAAATCGCCAACCAAACGAACATCCTCGCGTTGAACGCCAACGTTGTAGGGGCGTAG
- the hmgB gene encoding hydroxymethylglutaryl-CoA synthase, protein MTGVGIDAIEIRTGKLKLDLAETFAAEMGDAPEKYTKGLGLHASSFPDTYEDIVTMGANAAHRLMERKGLGLDDIGRIDVATESAFDHSKPVSTYIGGCLEQVFEGDLHHANKGERKFACVSGTQSVDDAYNWIEAGRNRGRAALVIATDTALYARDDPGEATQGAGAVAMLIDEDPDLVELSKAQGYGSADETDFLKPQQQFPSVDGKRSVKVYLARMREALVDYERAGGEIHPDDFRLGPFHTPFPGMVRKAAVLAYRHITRDTEIEDELAAEIGRQPRPEGFDDDEAYMDALSEYTDALKETDRYKSWYDRTIDPTLDISRHVGNWYTGSVHVARIAGIKALAEADEDAVGEQLLVGSYGSGAQAEIHVETLQEGWRGEIEALDIDEQLEARYDLTFGEYEEVHDAHNFDEESSVEEFTVPDGEFAFDGWGRMGERKYRYVE, encoded by the coding sequence ATGACAGGTGTAGGCATCGACGCCATCGAGATCCGCACGGGCAAACTCAAACTCGACCTCGCGGAGACGTTCGCCGCGGAGATGGGCGACGCGCCCGAGAAGTACACGAAGGGACTCGGTCTCCATGCCAGTTCCTTCCCGGACACTTACGAGGACATCGTCACGATGGGCGCCAACGCCGCCCATCGGCTGATGGAGCGAAAGGGTCTCGGGTTGGACGACATCGGTCGGATCGACGTCGCCACGGAGTCGGCGTTCGACCACTCCAAGCCCGTCTCGACGTACATCGGCGGCTGTCTCGAGCAGGTCTTCGAGGGCGACCTCCACCACGCCAACAAGGGCGAGCGGAAGTTCGCCTGCGTCTCCGGCACCCAGAGCGTCGACGACGCGTACAACTGGATCGAGGCGGGGCGGAATCGCGGCCGGGCCGCCCTCGTGATCGCGACCGACACGGCGCTGTACGCTCGCGACGACCCGGGCGAGGCGACCCAGGGCGCGGGCGCGGTGGCGATGTTGATCGACGAGGACCCGGATCTCGTCGAACTCTCGAAGGCCCAGGGGTACGGCTCCGCCGACGAGACTGACTTCCTGAAGCCCCAACAGCAGTTCCCGAGCGTCGACGGCAAGCGCTCTGTGAAGGTGTATCTGGCCCGGATGCGCGAGGCGCTCGTCGACTACGAGCGCGCCGGCGGGGAGATCCACCCCGACGACTTCCGACTCGGACCGTTCCACACCCCCTTCCCCGGGATGGTCCGGAAGGCCGCCGTGTTAGCGTACCGACACATCACCCGCGACACCGAGATCGAGGACGAACTCGCCGCCGAGATCGGCCGCCAACCGCGGCCGGAGGGGTTCGACGACGACGAGGCGTACATGGACGCGCTCTCGGAGTACACCGACGCGCTCAAGGAGACCGATCGATACAAGTCGTGGTACGACCGGACGATCGACCCGACGCTCGACATCTCCCGGCACGTCGGCAACTGGTACACCGGGTCGGTCCACGTCGCCCGGATCGCCGGCATCAAGGCCCTCGCCGAGGCCGACGAGGACGCCGTCGGCGAGCAACTGCTCGTCGGATCGTACGGCTCCGGTGCCCAGGCGGAGATCCACGTCGAGACACTACAGGAGGGGTGGCGCGGGGAGATCGAGGCACTGGATATCGACGAGCAACTCGAGGCCCGCTACGATCTGACTTTCGGGGAGTACGAGGAGGTCCACGACGCGCACAACTTCGACGAGGAGTCGAGCGTCGAGGAGTTCACTGTCCCGGACGGCGAGTTCGCCTTCGACGGCTGGGGCCGGATGGGCGAGCGGAAGTACCGCTACGTCGAGTGA
- a CDS encoding DUF5615 family PIN-like protein, whose amino-acid sequence MAQLSFLADEHVKRSYIHALRGNGVDVVAVIEGDRTGQKDDVHLQRSSQRNLVVVTNDDDFVRLAQKQSHTGIVFYSEQNHDPSDFVTAIRRIDRFFSPDDMRNHVEWLENWL is encoded by the coding sequence ATGGCGCAACTGTCGTTTCTGGCCGACGAACACGTCAAGCGGTCGTATATACACGCACTTCGCGGGAACGGGGTCGACGTCGTTGCTGTGATAGAAGGGGACAGAACCGGTCAGAAAGACGACGTTCATCTCCAGAGGAGTTCCCAACGGAACCTCGTGGTGGTGACCAACGACGATGATTTTGTCAGACTCGCACAGAAGCAGTCCCACACCGGTATTGTCTTCTACAGCGAGCAGAACCACGATCCGAGCGATTTTGTCACAGCAATCCGGCGAATCGACCGGTTCTTTTCCCCCGACGACATGCGGAATCACGTCGAGTGGCTCGAAAACTGGTTGTAG